The sequence CTTCGCCACCCTGACCGCCCCCAGCTTCGGCCCGGTCCACAACCGGCCCGCCTCCGGCACCTGCCGCTGCGGCACCCAGCACCCCGAGGACTCACCCGCCCTGGGCACGGCCCTGGACCCGACCACGTACGACTACGCGGGCGCGGTGCTGTGGAACAACCACGCCGGGGACCTGTGGCGCCGCTTCACGATCTACCTGCGCCGCGAGATCGCCCGCCGCGCCGGGCTCACCCAGTCCGCCCTGGGCGCGGTGTGCCGGATCTCGTTCGGGAAGGTCGCCGAGTTCCAGAAACGCGGCGCGATCCACTTCCATGCGATCGTCCGCCTCGACGGCCCCGAAGGTCCCGACGAGCCGCCCCCCGCCTGGGCGACCACGGGGCTCCTGGAGGACGCGATCCCGGCCGCTGCCCGCCGGGTCGCTGTGCCGCTCGCCCCCGCCGGCGCTTTCCCGGCCCGCGTCCTGCGCTGGGGTGCGCAGGTGGATGTGCGCCCGATCGGTGCGGCGAGCGCGAACACGGAGCTGAGCGAAGAGGCCGTGGCCGCCTACGTCGCCAAGTACGCCACCAAAGCCGCCGAGACCACGGGAACGGTCGATCGCCGCATCGGGGAGCTGGCGGAGCTGGACAGGTTCCGGGAGCTCCCGCAGCACACCCGCCACCTGATCGAAGCCTGTTACCGCCTCGACGACGCCTACCCGGACCGCAAGCTCTGGCAGTGGGCCCACATGCTCGGCTTCCGCGGGCACTTCTCCACCAAGTCCCGCCGCTACTCCACCACCCTCGGCGCCCTGCGCCACACCCGCGCGCAATACCGCGCCCGCCAGGAACGCCACGAGAGGGGCCTGCCGGACCCCGACGACCACCCCGACGCCTCGACGCTCACCCTCGCCCACTGGATCTACGCCGGACACGGCCACACCCCCGGTGAATCCTGGCTCACCGCCCGCATCGCCCACGAGATCCGCACCAACCGCGAAACCGCCCGCGAAGAACTCGCGGCCTTCGATGACGAGAACCAGGGGGAGTTGTGACTACGGCTGATCGTCTGCTCACTGTGGAGCAGGTTGCCGAACTGCTCGGGACCACTGTGCGCTTCCCCCGGCGGCTGATCGCTGAGCGGCGCATCACCTTCGTAAAGGTGGGGAGGCATGTCCGTATCCCCGAAAGCGTCGTCACGGCATACATCGACGCACACACCGTCGAGCCGGTCCTGCGTGGGCGGCGTTTTCGGGCGGTGGCCTGATGGGAAACACCAAAGGATCTCGACGCCGATTCGGGGCCGTACGGCAGTACCGCTCGGGTCGGTGGACCGCAAGTTACCCGGACCCGTCCGGTCTCGTGCGGCGGGCGCCCATCACGTTCGCGACGAAGTCTGAAGCGGAAGTCTGGCTCTCCCAGGTAGAAGCCGACCTGACAAGGGGTGACTGGCAGGACCCGGATGCCGGGGCGGTGAACTTCGAGACCTACGCCGTCCAATGGGTCGCAGAACGCGGTCTGTCCGCCACGACGGCGGAGTTGTACCGGCGCCTGCTGCGGCTCCACATCCTGCCGACGTTCGGGACGTGGGACCTTGACGAGATCACGCCGCCAAGGGTCCGCACCTGGCGAGCCGAACGGCTCGTGGAGACCGGCACAGCCACCACCGTGGCAAAGGCGTATCGCCTCCTCAAAGCCATCCTCGAAACGGCAACGGATGATGAGCTGATCCGCCGGAACCCCTGCCGCATCCGAGGTGCGGGGAAGGAGTCGGCCCCCGAGCGCCAGGTGGCCACTGTCGCTCAGGTCGATGCCCTCGCTGACGCGCTCGGGCCCCGCTGGCGTCTCATGGTCTACCTCGGCGCGTACGGTCCGCTGCGCCCCGAGGAGCAGGCCGAGTTGCGCAGAAGGGACGTGGACCTGGACACCATGACGATCCGGGTGCGCATGGCAGCCCCCGAGCTGACGACCGGTCGGCGGGTCCCCGGCGACACCAAGTCTGAGGCCGGAAGGCGGCTGATCGTCCTTCCCTCCTTCCTGCGGACCGACCTTCGCCGTCACCTCGACTGGTACGCGGAGAAGGGGCCGGACGGGCTCCTTTTCGTGGGCGAGAAAGGCAAGCCGTTCCGGCGCTCCACCTTCGGGCGGAAGTGGCGCCGTGCTCGGGAGGTGGTCGGCGTCCCGGACGGCTTCCGGTTCTACGATCTGCGCCACACGGGGCACACCATGGCGACACGCTCCGGCGCCACGCTCAAGGACACGATGGTGCGCGCCGGCCAGTCCTCGGAGCGGGCCGCGTTGATCTATCAGCACTCGGACCTGTCCCGCCAACAGGAGATCGCCACGGGCTTGGACGCTCTGGTGCGGACCGAGCGGGAACGTGCGAAGGAAGGCGACGCCGGGCCTTCTGGTGCGGATCTGGTGCAAGACGCTTAGCGCGGTCTAGACAACAAACAACCCCCGGGTCGATGACCTGGGGGTTTGTCGTGGAGCGGGTGACGAGAATCGAACTCGCGCTCTGAGCTTGGGAAGCTCATGTTCTACCATTAAACTACACCCGCGTAGAAATACCTCGGCAGCTTACCAGACCTCGGGGGTCCGGTGGCGTCGGGGTTTTTCGTTGTGGGGAACTCTACCGTATGGGGGCGGGGGGTTGGGTGCGGGGTGGGGCGGGGGCGTAATGTGGCGTTCGTCCTGGCTCGTCGGTTTGTGGAAGGGGCCTGTTGGTTGATGGGGGACACCGTCGTGCGATGTGCTGAGGGGCATGTGTTTGCCACGTCCTCGTTTCCGATGCGGCGGCTCGGGGCCGCGCGGATCGGGCCCGGGCGGTTGGTGCGGTGCCCGAGGTGTGCGCGGTTGAGGTACGCGGTTCCGGTGGAGGCCGGGGCGCGCTGAGCGGGGTGGGGCCCGTCCCGGCGTGGGGCGGGCCGTACCCTTGACCGCGTGCTTCTCTCAGACAAGGACATCCGGGCCGAGATCGATGCCGGTCGGGTGCGGATCGATCCGTTCGACGAATCGATGATCCAGCCCTCCAGTGTCGATGTGCGTCTCGACCGGTATTTCCGGGTGTTCGAGAACCATCGGTATCCCCATATCGACCCCGCCGTCGAGCAGGTGGATCTCACGCGGCAGGTCTCGCCCGAGGGCGACGAGCCGTTCATCCTGCACCCGGGGGAATTCGTGCTCGCCTCGACGTACGAGGTCGTCACGCTGCCCGATAATCTCGCCTCGCGTCTTGAGGGAAAGAGTTCGCTCGGCCGGCTCGGGCTCGTCACGCATTCCACGGCCGGTTTCATCGACCCCGGTTTCTCCGGGCACGTCACCCTTGAGCTGTCGAATCTGGCAACCCTGCCGATCAAGCTGTGGCCCGGCATGAAGATCGGCCAGCTCTGCCTGTTCCAGCTGAGTTCGCCCGCCGAGTTCCCGTACGGCTCGGAGCGGTACGGCTCGCGCTACCAGGACCAGCGGGGGCCCACCGCCTCCCGTTCCTACCTGAACTTCCACCGGACCGAGGTGTGAGCCCCGTGAGCCCCGTGAACAGCGGCAAGCGCGAAGAGCTTTCGTACGAGGACTTCGGCGGCGCCGTCCGCGCGCTCGCGCAGACCATCGCCGACGACGGCTACGAGCCCGACATCGTGCTCTCCATCGCCCGCGGCGGCGTCTTTGTCGCCGGTGGTCTCGCCTACGCCCTCGACGTCAAGAACATCAATCTTGTCAACGTCGAGTTCTATACCGGTGTGGGTACGACGCTCGAAATGCCCGTCATGCTCGCGCCCGTTCCCAACGCCATCGACTTCAGCAACAAGAAGGTCCTTATCGCTGACGACGTCGCCGATACCGGGAAGACCCTCAAGCTCGTGCACGACTTCTGTGTCGAGCACGTCGCCGAGGTGCGCAGCGCCGTCATTTACGAGAAGTCGCAGTCTCTCGTCAAGTGCGAGTACGTGTGGAAGCGCACGGACGACTGGATCAATTTCCCGTGGAGCGTCCAGCCGCCCGTCGTGCGCCGCGACGACCAGGTGCTCGACGCCTGAGCACGGTCAGTACGTGAAGGGGCCCGCCGACACCTCCGGCGGGCCCCTTCGCGTACGTACGCCGCGCCTCAGAACGTCCCGAGCTTGATCAGTGAGAGCAGCGCCGCGAGCTGGATCGCGCTCGCGCCCAGCGCACGGGGCCAGGCGAGGTCGTGGGAGCGGCTCACCATCGAGGTGAAGAGGAGGCCCGCGGCGATCCACGTGATCCAGCCGACGACCTGCACGAACGAGGCGTCGCCGCCCGCGAACATCGCGATGATCAGGCGTGGCGCGTCCGTCAGCGTCATGATCAGCATCGACAGGCCCACCGTGGGCTGCCAGGAGCCGTCGCCGCCGAGCTGGCGGGCCAGCGTGTGCGTGACGACGCCGAGCACGAAGGCGCTCACCGTGATCATGACGGCCGCGGTGAGCACGTACGGGACCGCCGTGCCCAGCGTCGCGTGGATGACGTCGTCGCGGGCCTCGTCGAAGCCGAAGATCGCGAGCAGCCCGTAGACGAACGTGACGACGAGCGCCGGGCCCCAGACCGGGTAGTCGCGCATCCGCTGGAAGGTCTGATGCGGGCGCAGCACGATGCCGCTGAGCAGGTCCTGCCAGCGCAGCCGGGGGCCCGAGGGCGCCGCGGGGGCGGGGGGCGCGTCGTGGCCGTACGGGTCCTCGCCGATCGCGAATGCCTGCGTGTGGCCCGGGTTGTTGTGCTGGGCGGAGGAGGGGTACGGGGGCTGCGCGGAGGGGCCCGGGTAGCCGTAGCCGCCGCCCTGCTGCTGCGGGGGGCGGTTGTCCGGGTAGCCGTGGCCGCCGTTCCGCGGGCCCGGGTGGCCTTGCGGGGGGCCGCCGAAGTACTCCGGCTCGCCCGGACCCGAGGGCCTGCCCTGGGGCGCGGGCCAGCCGTTGCCCTGGGGTGCCGCCGGCCAGCCGTTGCCGCCGCTCTGCGGCGGGCGCGGGGCACCGCCGTACGGCTGCTGCCGCCGCTGCCCCGGCGCGGGGTACTGACCCTGCGGGGGCCTGCCCCCAGGGTTCTGCTGCTGCCCACTCGTGCGGTTGTCCCGGCCGCGTCCGATCCTGAATCCAGCCACGAACCGAACGTACCCGCATATCCGGGCCGGTACGGAGCGGTCCCGCCCGAGCGGGGGCTTTGCGGCCGAGCTGTGACATCTCCGGGTGGTGTGTCGCCGGACGCGACGGGACCCTTGCGCCCCACACGTACCGCCTTATAGGTTCGAACGTTCTGCCGAGGGCAGACCCGCGCGCCCCACCTCGCGGCCCGGTTCGCGTTCCTGGGGGGAACGGATGCGTCATCGCTCCACGGCCTTGTCGGCGACGCTCGGGGGGATTTCCCTCGTGGCGGCGCTCGGTGGGACGGTCGCGGTACTGGTCGAAGCCGTCACGCGGGTCGGCTCGGACGACGGCGGGCCTATGTGGACCGCGCTCGTCCTGTTCGGCCTCGCCGTCGTCGGCTGCGCGCTGTGGCTGCTCGCCGTGCGGGCCGCGCCGGGGGTCGAGCGGCTGCCGGACGGGCCGGTACGCGCGGGGATTCCGCGGCACCTCGCCCCGATCCGCCGCAACTGGCCCCACATCGGGCAGGTCCTGCTGTTTTTGCTCGCCCCGTACGTCCTCGTCCGCGTCGCCGCCCCCTCGCCGGGGAGCGCTCTCGGGGAGCTGCCGGGCTTCCTGCTGCTCATCGGCACGATCGCCGCGCTGGCCCGGCTGCCGCTCCTGATGAGCGGTCAGTTGCCGCCGCCGCTGCGCGGCTTCCGCAGGCGCGTCGCCTCCGGGCAGCCCGTGCTCGCGACGCGGGCGCGGCTCGGCAGGCCGCTCCGGGTCGACGTCCGTACCGCCTCGGCGACCGGGAGCGGGGAGATCGTCACGAGCGTCGCCTACGGACTCGCCGTCACGCCCGAGGGGGCGCGCGAGGTGGTGTCCCCGCAGGACGAGGGCTTCTTCGGGGTGGAGGCCGTGGACGAGCGCAAGATGTACCGGCTCACGATCGGGGAGCGGCATCTCTCGCACTCGGTCGCGCAACTCGCGGGGCATCAGGGGTGGTTCTGCGTGCCGCGCGAGTGGCGGGCGTACACGGGCGTGCGCGGGGAGCGGCCCCTGGTCCCGGCCTTCTTCGCGAGCGACACGGGGCACGTGGTGTGGGCGGCGATCGAACCCGTACTCGTCGAGACGGCGCTCGCGGAGGGGTTCCTGACGCCGCGCGAGACGGACATCGGACTGCGCGCCGCGCCGGTGCGGCGGCCCTCGTTCTACCTCGCGCGGGCCCATGACCGGTTGCTCGCGCTCGGTCTCGGCGTGGTCCTCGCGACCGTGCCCGCGATGACGGGGCTCTTCCCGGCGTGGGCGACGGTGCTCTTCGGCGTGGCCGGGCTGGCGCTCCTCGGCCGGGCCGCGTACGTGGCGGTCACGGCGCCGTACCGCTTCCAGGTCCAGGACGAACGGCTGTGGAAGCACTTCGAGTTCACCGACCCGGCGCTGCGCTGACCCGCGCGCCGCACGGACGTCCCCCGGGGCCGCGAAGGCCGCCGGGGGACCGGGGGGGATGCCGGGCGTCAGGGAATCCGGGGGGATTCCCTGACGCCCGGCGTGTCGAGGGATGCGGGGACCACGGGCCTCAGTCGGCCATGTTGTGGCCGAAGATCGGCGTGCCCGCGGTGGAGATGCCCACCGTGGAGACGTACACGCCCGCGCTGCCCTTGAAGCTCTTGCCGTTCGGCTGGGTCAGCAGCGGGTAGACCGCGCCGTTGCCGTTCTCCCACGGCGCGGCGATGATCAGGTCGCCCTTCTTGTCGCCGTTGAGGTCGTCGATGTGGACCTCGGAGCCGAAGCCGTCGTTCGCCTCGTCCTCGTTGGGGACGCCCGCGCTGTTCTGGCTCAGGAAGACCGAGCCCGTCCCGGTGATGCCGGAGCCGTCGGCCTTGTTGAAGAGGACGGTCACGGCCCCCGTGGCCTTCGCGCTGCCGACGGTCTCGCCGGGCGCGCCCACGATCAGGTCGAGGTGCCCGTCGCCGTTGACGTCGCCGAGGTCCAGCTCGCTGCCGAACCAGTCGTTCTTCTCGCCCGCTCCGGGGACGCCCGCGGTGTCCTGCGTGAAGGTCTGGATCGTGCCGGAGGCGGGGCCGCTCCTGGTGCCGTGGATGATCAGCGCGGTGCCGCCCTTGTGGGTGTGGCCGATGCCGCTGTCCCATTCGAGCCCGGTGACGATGTCGGCGTAGCCGTCCTTGTCGGTGTTGCCGATGTCGGTGATGAACCCGGCGGGGAGCCGCTGGGCGCCCTTGGTGGTGGCGCCCGAGGCGGAGCCGGGGAGCCAGTAGTTGGCGTCGAGGTCGTCGTTCTTGGCGTAGCCGTTGACGATCAGGTCCTCTTTGCCGTCGGCGTTGACGTCGCCCGAGTGCAGGTTCTTGATGCCCGAGCCCTTGCCGCTCCAGACGGCGGGGGAGACGGTGTACGAGCCGGCGCCGCCGCCCTTCGTGGAGCTGAAGCCGCCGCGCAGGATGTCGACCGTGGCGGCGCCGGAGGTGGTGCCCACCGCGATGTCGTCGCGCTTGTCGCCGTTGAAGTCACCGGCCTCCAGCGGGGCGCCGTAGTTGTCGTGCTTGGTGGGGCGCGGGTCCTTGAGGGTCGTGCCGCCCTTGAGGCCCGAGGCGGAGCCCCACAGGATCGCGGCGGTGCCGCCGTCCTTGTCGCTGCCGACGTCCTCGCCGGGCGCGCCCACGACGAGGTCGTCGTAGCCGTCGTTGTTGAAGTCGCCGAAGGCGGTGTCGGCGCCGAAGTAG comes from Streptomyces sp. Tu6071 and encodes:
- the repSA gene encoding replication initiator protein RepSA; translation: MTVFPVEPSAVASSAAAVGLAPTTLADLLRVANLPGFERWQEQVRRTGGCSDPIRLSGQTVTRDKATGQVLYSYSTEHEPGGVLRVACGNRRASRCPSCAWTYAGDTFHLIRAGLSGDPNKGTPRTVAAHPKVFATLTAPSFGPVHNRPASGTCRCGTQHPEDSPALGTALDPTTYDYAGAVLWNNHAGDLWRRFTIYLRREIARRAGLTQSALGAVCRISFGKVAEFQKRGAIHFHAIVRLDGPEGPDEPPPAWATTGLLEDAIPAAARRVAVPLAPAGAFPARVLRWGAQVDVRPIGAASANTELSEEAVAAYVAKYATKAAETTGTVDRRIGELAELDRFRELPQHTRHLIEACYRLDDAYPDRKLWQWAHMLGFRGHFSTKSRRYSTTLGALRHTRAQYRARQERHERGLPDPDDHPDASTLTLAHWIYAGHGHTPGESWLTARIAHEIRTNRETAREELAAFDDENQGEL
- a CDS encoding excisionase family DNA-binding protein, whose protein sequence is MTTADRLLTVEQVAELLGTTVRFPRRLIAERRITFVKVGRHVRIPESVVTAYIDAHTVEPVLRGRRFRAVA
- a CDS encoding tyrosine-type recombinase/integrase — protein: MGNTKGSRRRFGAVRQYRSGRWTASYPDPSGLVRRAPITFATKSEAEVWLSQVEADLTRGDWQDPDAGAVNFETYAVQWVAERGLSATTAELYRRLLRLHILPTFGTWDLDEITPPRVRTWRAERLVETGTATTVAKAYRLLKAILETATDDELIRRNPCRIRGAGKESAPERQVATVAQVDALADALGPRWRLMVYLGAYGPLRPEEQAELRRRDVDLDTMTIRVRMAAPELTTGRRVPGDTKSEAGRRLIVLPSFLRTDLRRHLDWYAEKGPDGLLFVGEKGKPFRRSTFGRKWRRAREVVGVPDGFRFYDLRHTGHTMATRSGATLKDTMVRAGQSSERAALIYQHSDLSRQQEIATGLDALVRTERERAKEGDAGPSGADLVQDA
- the dcd gene encoding dCTP deaminase, with the translated sequence MLLSDKDIRAEIDAGRVRIDPFDESMIQPSSVDVRLDRYFRVFENHRYPHIDPAVEQVDLTRQVSPEGDEPFILHPGEFVLASTYEVVTLPDNLASRLEGKSSLGRLGLVTHSTAGFIDPGFSGHVTLELSNLATLPIKLWPGMKIGQLCLFQLSSPAEFPYGSERYGSRYQDQRGPTASRSYLNFHRTEV
- a CDS encoding phosphoribosyltransferase, with the translated sequence MNSGKREELSYEDFGGAVRALAQTIADDGYEPDIVLSIARGGVFVAGGLAYALDVKNINLVNVEFYTGVGTTLEMPVMLAPVPNAIDFSNKKVLIADDVADTGKTLKLVHDFCVEHVAEVRSAVIYEKSQSLVKCEYVWKRTDDWINFPWSVQPPVVRRDDQVLDA
- a CDS encoding Yip1 family protein, giving the protein MAGFRIGRGRDNRTSGQQQNPGGRPPQGQYPAPGQRRQQPYGGAPRPPQSGGNGWPAAPQGNGWPAPQGRPSGPGEPEYFGGPPQGHPGPRNGGHGYPDNRPPQQQGGGYGYPGPSAQPPYPSSAQHNNPGHTQAFAIGEDPYGHDAPPAPAAPSGPRLRWQDLLSGIVLRPHQTFQRMRDYPVWGPALVVTFVYGLLAIFGFDEARDDVIHATLGTAVPYVLTAAVMITVSAFVLGVVTHTLARQLGGDGSWQPTVGLSMLIMTLTDAPRLIIAMFAGGDASFVQVVGWITWIAAGLLFTSMVSRSHDLAWPRALGASAIQLAALLSLIKLGTF
- a CDS encoding FG-GAP-like repeat-containing protein, with protein sequence MPSHFRTALAATAAVALTGGLLTLSTGSAAAATPLAPGRADADFNHDGYADVAISSSHAYVSGHKNAGAVSVLYGGRSGQRTATYTQNSAGVPGAAEADDYFGADTAFGDFNNDGYDDLVVGAPGEDVGSDKDGGTAAILWGSASGLKGGTTLKDPRPTKHDNYGAPLEAGDFNGDKRDDIAVGTTSGAATVDILRGGFSSTKGGGAGSYTVSPAVWSGKGSGIKNLHSGDVNADGKEDLIVNGYAKNDDLDANYWLPGSASGATTKGAQRLPAGFITDIGNTDKDGYADIVTGLEWDSGIGHTHKGGTALIIHGTRSGPASGTIQTFTQDTAGVPGAGEKNDWFGSELDLGDVNGDGHLDLIVGAPGETVGSAKATGAVTVLFNKADGSGITGTGSVFLSQNSAGVPNEDEANDGFGSEVHIDDLNGDKKGDLIIAAPWENGNGAVYPLLTQPNGKSFKGSAGVYVSTVGISTAGTPIFGHNMAD